A window from Pseudomonas sp. MRSN 12121 encodes these proteins:
- a CDS encoding FimV family protein, whose protein sequence is MFQSLLAAARGFVRLPCGATRPLSVLLTLLMTLYGAFASAAGLGEITVHSALNQPLEAEIALEPGQRPRDGDLSVSLASVDEFRQAGIERLPFLDDLRFTPLQRGERWVIRVVSSKPVNEPFLDFVVQANQANGRQLREYTLLIDPPGSPEIVPAPAPVRDVTEPAAQAASQEPAAPARAADVVPPALVQATQASQQLQSQVQELQGKLQLRDEQLARQQQQLEALQRQLSESQHPPAARPTPVPAPPAAVPPQAAEPAAEPEGANPWLMVAALLLTALLVLLVMRRRRQAGVQAGATVVAPPASRPAQPLAESVAMSVIEEPLRSAPVVDERRTEREPSIDVDWDLIVPAEPDEPTGALGAPTVAPAPPFNADSIVWRLEEPDEPGSSVEGEPGVRDQKVWPRLR, encoded by the coding sequence ATGTTCCAGAGTCTGCTGGCCGCGGCGCGCGGCTTTGTTCGGTTGCCCTGCGGTGCCACTCGTCCCTTGTCCGTGTTGCTCACGCTGCTGATGACCCTGTATGGGGCTTTTGCATCCGCGGCGGGCCTGGGCGAAATCACGGTGCATTCGGCCCTGAACCAGCCGCTGGAGGCGGAAATTGCCCTGGAGCCGGGGCAACGTCCGCGCGATGGGGACCTGTCGGTCAGCCTGGCGAGCGTCGACGAGTTCAGGCAGGCCGGTATCGAGCGCCTGCCGTTTCTCGACGACTTGCGCTTTACGCCGCTGCAGCGCGGGGAGCGCTGGGTGATCCGGGTGGTGTCGAGCAAGCCGGTGAACGAACCTTTCCTGGACTTCGTGGTGCAGGCCAACCAGGCCAATGGCCGGCAGTTGCGTGAATACACGCTGCTGATCGACCCCCCAGGCAGCCCCGAGATCGTACCGGCCCCGGCTCCGGTCAGGGACGTCACGGAGCCAGCTGCCCAGGCGGCCAGCCAGGAGCCTGCCGCGCCAGCCAGGGCAGCTGATGTCGTGCCGCCAGCCCTGGTGCAAGCCACACAGGCCAGCCAACAATTGCAGAGCCAGGTCCAGGAACTGCAGGGCAAGCTGCAATTGCGGGACGAACAGTTGGCCCGCCAGCAGCAACAGCTGGAGGCGTTGCAGCGCCAGCTGAGCGAGAGCCAGCACCCACCGGCCGCCCGCCCCACGCCAGTGCCCGCGCCCCCGGCCGCAGTGCCGCCCCAGGCTGCGGAGCCTGCCGCCGAGCCCGAAGGTGCCAATCCCTGGCTGATGGTCGCCGCGCTGCTGCTGACGGCCTTGCTGGTGCTGCTGGTGATGCGTCGCCGGCGCCAGGCGGGCGTCCAGGCAGGGGCGACGGTCGTCGCGCCACCGGCCTCCCGGCCCGCGCAGCCACTGGCCGAGAGTGTGGCCATGAGTGTTATCGAGGAGCCGCTTCGATCAGCGCCTGTGGTAGACGAGCGGCGGACGGAGCGCGAGCCGTCGATCGATGTCGATTGGGACCTGATCGTACCCGCCGAGCCTGACGAGCCTACCGGGGCTCTAGGGGCGCCCACCGTTGCGCCGGCACCGCCGTTCAACGCCGACTCGATCGTCTGGCGCCTGGAGGAGCCCGACGAACCGGGCTCCAGCGTGGAGGGCGAGCCGGGCGTGCGGGATCAGAAGGTCTGGCCCAGGTTGAGGTAG
- a CDS encoding MarR family transcriptional regulator, translating to MPLTDQHRFGMQLAQMSRGWRAELDRRLAGLGLSQARWLVLLHLARFDEAPTQRELAQSVGVEGPTLARLLDSLETQGLVQRQSVVEDRRAKKIVLCAPALPLIEQIETIATALRCELFVGVDEEDMRVCMRVHAHILANLEKS from the coding sequence ATGCCGTTAACCGATCAACACCGTTTTGGCATGCAGTTGGCGCAGATGTCCCGAGGCTGGCGCGCTGAACTGGATCGCCGTCTCGCCGGACTCGGCCTGTCCCAGGCCCGCTGGCTGGTGCTGCTGCACCTCGCCCGTTTTGACGAAGCCCCGACCCAACGTGAACTTGCCCAGAGTGTCGGCGTCGAAGGACCGACCCTGGCGCGGCTGCTCGACAGCCTGGAAACCCAGGGGCTGGTGCAACGGCAATCGGTGGTCGAGGATCGGCGGGCGAAGAAGATCGTTCTCTGCGCCCCCGCGCTGCCCTTGATCGAACAGATCGAAACCATTGCGACCGCCCTGCGCTGTGAATTGTTCGTCGGTGTCGACGAAGAGGACATGCGCGTGTGCATGCGGGTTCACGCCCATATCCTGGCCAATCTGGAAAAGTCTTGA